From the Clostridium putrefaciens genome, one window contains:
- a CDS encoding ABC transporter substrate-binding protein, with product MKIIKKITLILLFTLAISVTFTSCAKKDEITKIKVAEVTHSVFYAPQYVAISEGFFEQEGLKVELMSAQGADKTMAALVSGEAQIGLMGPEASIYIYNKKSKDYAINFAQVTKRDGSFLVGREDKKDFKLEDLKEKEVIGGRKGGMPEMTLEYVIKEKGLKVGGNTKEGEVNVRTDVQFNVMSGVFIAGEGDYVTLFEPAATAVEKENKGYILASIGELSGEIPYTAYCATNNYMEKNPEVIQKFTNAIYKGQLYVKNHSEEEIAKSITPFFTDINMDDLIKVVKRYKSVDAWCEDPILKEESLNKLMDVMDTAGELDKRAPYENVVNTKYAKESIKNIKK from the coding sequence ATGAAAATTATTAAAAAGATAACATTGATATTGCTATTTACATTAGCAATATCAGTAACATTTACATCTTGTGCTAAAAAAGATGAGATAACTAAAATAAAGGTGGCGGAAGTTACTCATTCTGTGTTTTATGCACCGCAGTATGTAGCTATTAGCGAAGGCTTTTTTGAACAGGAAGGGTTAAAGGTAGAACTTATGTCAGCTCAAGGTGCAGATAAAACTATGGCTGCTCTAGTTTCAGGAGAAGCACAAATAGGACTTATGGGACCAGAAGCTTCTATATATATATATAATAAAAAGAGTAAAGATTATGCTATAAACTTTGCGCAAGTTACTAAAAGAGATGGAAGTTTTTTAGTTGGAAGAGAAGACAAAAAGGACTTTAAGCTTGAAGATTTAAAAGAAAAAGAAGTAATTGGGGGAAGAAAAGGCGGAATGCCTGAAATGACATTAGAGTATGTTATAAAAGAGAAGGGGCTTAAGGTAGGGGGAAATACTAAAGAAGGAGAAGTAAATGTAAGAACTGATGTACAATTTAATGTAATGAGTGGAGTGTTTATAGCTGGTGAAGGGGATTATGTAACATTATTTGAACCAGCAGCCACGGCTGTAGAAAAGGAAAATAAGGGATATATATTAGCTTCTATAGGAGAACTATCCGGAGAAATCCCTTATACTGCATACTGTGCTACTAATAATTACATGGAAAAGAATCCGGAAGTAATACAAAAATTCACAAATGCTATATATAAAGGGCAACTATATGTTAAAAATCATAGTGAAGAGGAGATAGCAAAATCTATAACACCATTTTTTACTGATATTAACATGGATGATCTAATAAAGGTAGTTAAAAGATATAAGTCTGTAGATGCTTGGTGTGAAGATCCTATACTAAAAGAGGAAAGCTTAAATAAATTAATGGATGTAATGGACACAGCAGGAGAACTTGATAAGAGGGCACCCTATGAGAATGTTGTTAATACAAAATATGCAAAAGAATCTATAAAAAATATTAAAAAATAA
- a CDS encoding MATE family efflux transporter yields MKRIDLVEGNIGTSLIRLALPIMGTSFIQMAYNMTDMIWLGRVGSNAVAAIGTAGFFTWLSMAFILISKIGAEVRVAQAIGKKDEEVAKKYIVTSLQINIIFAIMYTFILVIFKSNLISFFNLGDSDVISMAESYLSIVGMGIIFNFLNPVFTAIFNGTGNSKIPFLINTVGLIFNIIFDPLLIFGVGPFPVMGVKGAAIATVLAQALVTTCFLVIMYKSEEHAFKINIFSKIDFHYVKDIARLGMPVAFQNGLFTLFSMLIARIIAVWGPVPIAVQKVGSQIEAVSWMTAGGLSTALGAFVGQNYGAKRYDRIRKGYFYTLLMASVVGILATALLVFGGKYIFGFFIPEKEAIEYGIVYLRILGYSQLFMCLEITTTGAFNGLGRTLFPSIISIVFTGLRVPSAKILSSENLLGLNGIWWSISMSSVFKGILLTLVFMILLHKNKLFKNQHEI; encoded by the coding sequence TTGAAAAGAATAGATCTTGTAGAAGGGAATATAGGCACAAGCCTCATAAGACTTGCATTACCAATAATGGGTACTTCTTTTATACAGATGGCTTATAATATGACGGATATGATATGGTTAGGTCGTGTTGGAAGTAATGCTGTAGCTGCTATTGGAACTGCTGGATTTTTCACCTGGCTTTCTATGGCATTTATATTAATATCTAAGATTGGGGCAGAAGTTAGAGTAGCTCAAGCTATTGGAAAAAAGGATGAGGAAGTCGCGAAAAAGTATATAGTTACAAGCCTACAAATAAATATAATTTTCGCTATAATGTATACATTTATACTTGTGATTTTTAAAAGTAATCTTATTAGCTTTTTCAACCTTGGTGATAGTGATGTAATATCTATGGCTGAAAGTTATCTTTCAATAGTGGGAATGGGGATTATATTTAACTTTTTGAACCCTGTATTTACAGCTATATTTAATGGTACAGGTAACAGTAAGATACCGTTTTTAATAAACACTGTTGGTCTTATATTTAATATAATTTTTGATCCGTTATTGATATTTGGAGTAGGTCCGTTCCCAGTTATGGGAGTAAAGGGAGCTGCTATAGCAACGGTTTTGGCTCAGGCTTTAGTTACTACTTGTTTTTTAGTTATTATGTATAAAAGTGAAGAACATGCATTTAAAATAAACATATTTTCTAAAATAGATTTTCATTATGTAAAAGATATAGCAAGACTTGGGATGCCTGTGGCTTTCCAAAATGGATTATTTACATTGTTTTCTATGCTAATAGCAAGAATAATTGCTGTATGGGGACCTGTACCTATTGCAGTTCAAAAGGTTGGATCTCAAATAGAGGCTGTATCTTGGATGACTGCAGGAGGACTTTCTACAGCTCTTGGAGCCTTTGTTGGTCAAAATTATGGGGCAAAAAGATATGACAGAATTCGTAAAGGTTATTTTTATACACTTTTAATGGCATCTGTAGTTGGAATACTGGCCACAGCCCTTTTAGTATTTGGAGGAAAGTATATATTTGGATTCTTTATACCTGAAAAGGAAGCTATAGAATATGGAATAGTTTATTTAAGAATTCTTGGGTATTCTCAGCTCTTTATGTGTCTTGAAATAACTACTACAGGAGCATTTAATGGACTTGGAAGAACATTATTTCCATCTATTATAAGTATAGTATTCACAGGACTTAGGGTACCATCAGCTAAAATATTATCTTCAGAAAACTTGCTTGGATTAAATGGAATATGGTGGAGTATAAGCATGAGTAGTGTATTTAAAGGTATACTTTTAACTTTAGTATTTATGATACTACTCCATAAAAACAAACTTTTTAAAAATCAACATGAGATTTAA